In Candidatus Cloacimonadota bacterium, a single genomic region encodes these proteins:
- a CDS encoding transposase, which yields MAHSLCQLSVHIIFGLKRHGRYLNDSFHPYINGIITNQNGHSVAINGTEDHIHILCYLPRDMSIADFVRTIKSNSSKWFNAQGKGRMQWQEGYAAFSVSHTNIPFVKKYIENQKEHHKTCTFESEMKTYFAKLGQADIGEDWFQDE from the coding sequence ATGGCACACTCATTATGTCAACTGTCAGTGCACATAATCTTCGGTCTGAAGAGGCATGGGAGGTATTTGAACGATTCTTTCCATCCCTACATAAACGGCATCATAACCAATCAGAACGGCCATTCTGTGGCCATCAACGGCACCGAGGACCATATCCATATTCTCTGTTATCTGCCGCGCGATATGTCCATCGCGGACTTTGTGAGGACCATTAAAAGCAATTCCTCCAAGTGGTTCAACGCGCAAGGCAAAGGCAGAATGCAGTGGCAGGAAGGATACGCCGCCTTCAGTGTGAGCCATACCAATATCCCCTTTGTGAAAAAGTATATTGAAAATCAGAAAGAGCATCACAAGACGTGTACCTTCGAGTCTGAGATGAAGACATATTTTGCGAAGCTTGGACAAGCAGATATCGGTGAGGATTGGTTTCAGGATGAATGA